The genomic DNA GAACTCACTGACTgttgccttcactgtctcttcGGTGACTATATACTGGATTTAGTTTTTGTGTTCATTCCTGACACACTCCCATTTCAACGGActgtatttgttcattttgtagatttttttttttttttttatcagatgaGGCTGAAAttgttaagatgttttttttgttggtgtgtatgtatgtgatgAGTTAAAAGTATCCCTCCCACCTGCTTTAAATTGttctgggttagggttcagtgtgtgtgtgtgtgtgtatgtgtgtgtgtgtgtgtgaatcaagTCTGGTTATGTTTTTGTACCTCAAAACACTGTCAATAATCGTGGTAAAcaataatctttttttattgtcatggACTTTAATTTGGGAACAGAACGACTGgcgtttggggggggggggggaataaaactgattgtccttcattctctccggcatgctttaatttaaaaaaacaaaacaaaaacaaaacagagaaacaaaggtGTAAATACTGTTTTATAATTTCTGTCTTAATGAGTTTTGAAGATGAAGAAAGTTATTAATAAACCTGAGATATATTTCTCTATGAATCTTCGTGAATGTCTAAGTTTTTcctgaagaaggaaagagagggaaaatggGGAATCGATGATAATaattacaattattttcattattaatcagTGTGTCCATTATTATCTTGATTAATTAAGAAGTAAAAAGTAGTTGTTTGGACTATAAATGGTCATTGCTTCATCTCAGATATCTTGTTTTATCTCATCCAACAGTCCACAAGCCaaagatattcatttattcttttacatactgttcatatttggtcattttcacAGTATcacctcataattagtctcatCAATACCTGATCAGTCATTGATAAATTGGTGATTAGTCCTTAATGAGTCTCTCAGACATTtcttagtttttatgttttttgttaaagGAGAGAAGATATCCACAATCACACTGGAGAATATAATGCTTCAATGAATGATGTTAAATGTGCATAAGCAGCATATATGAAGGGCTTATTTTAATTACTTAATAAATATGAGTCAAACACAACAAacgtgtatcagctgcacaaaaacatttttaaaaagttgaaacatgtcatttttttatattctggGTTACACTGGGACAAGTTATTGAATTTCTAGCTAAAAGaactgaaaattaaaataattttattattatattattattattaatttttttttcttctctcaaatgtgaaaatagggtcaaattagaccctgaacactTTGTAAAGGTAGAAGACTAAAGGACtgtcatatttaagaagctggaatgaaaaataaacttaaaacagTCATTAATAATGATTTCCTGTTAAATTGAGTAATTGCTGCAGCTCTCAATTAAATGCCGAGATGCAGAAGAGGGGGAAACTGTGAGGAGCTGGGAAATAGAAATCAAActcaaattaaaacacatttgaccAAAGACCATGTGTATATGCTATGTCAGTGGCCACTTTGAGTCCACATGTACAATCTAATGCAGTGTTTCTAGTATGTTGACCCCCATGTGTTAATAATTGTATGGGAAAAAAATACTTtcaatatcatatcatatcatatcatatatcatacCAAAGCCATGTGCTTACACAGATGTAAaacttgattttaaaatgaaatgtcaaaattatATAACTGTTGACATCATTTGAATCATATTAAAAGCCTTTCTGATAGAGGACAATTCTGTCaaatatcagtagtttattaTGCTAATTTTGTTAGCCATCAGTAGTATATGACTTTTGTCTAACTATGCATAGTTTTAAAGGTTCACTCCACCCAAATACTAATTTTGTCTGACTACTTATAGTTTTAAAGGTTAGGGTATAatattactttcatttttacaatttaacTTGGCTGCTAAGATGAGCATGTTTGTGTAATCAGCATAATTAACTAATTAtcatgtaaaataaagatgGTTAAATGGAAGATGAATGCTATGCTCTTTGCAGTTACTAGATAGATACCAGATATTTGAATGGAGAGAATGAAGACACAAGATATATGTATATGATACATATATCTGTATatgatatatgtttttttcaaacacacacacacacacacagaggacccAGAGTCATTGTTGCCGCAAATTACATaccaaatattattttactaaATGCATCAACATATGCAACTTAGTGTTGTAGCTGGTTGGATGATCATACATTTAAGCAACTACACCTGCTGAGTAATAGTAGTGGAGTAATAAGGATAATATTTCCTGTGTTTCAGCTGGGCTCTGGTCCAAAATGTAGTCTTAAGACcttcattattttgtattactgtcattaaacatttgttgtttcCTCTTAACCCCTCAAGGCTGATCATCTGATTAGCAGGCACCTGTGCCGTCTAATGGGCTGAATCTTTATGGCCAGGcctatttgttaacctctttcTTCACCCAGCTGCATCAGCATCTGTGTGGGGCTAGgtatctgttttttcttttatacagtctatggtctgtagcttatatacagtctatggcatgGTCTgtagcagagtaggacccagatatatataggacccaccggactctgacggtgacgtcacagaggagactcgccgaaaacataacagagaaaatgacaacgaggTAAACCCATGGATAAACCTCGTTTCTGGTTTGCATGTTCGTGTGTATGGCCgtggacgctatgaacttgttagccACGATTAGCGACCTGCGAGTGTTGTTGTTTTACGTCGGCGCGCGGCGgtaaacgtcccatgctgcgttcaggtaCGCTCGGAAATGCTtaagcctacagaacaaacatcggttataaaaaccCTATATCGATACTtcccgatattacatttttaagtaaatatcggcTCATAATATCAGAGGGCCGATAATATTGGACATCCCTAGTATTGAGcattaaaagtaaatgtgtTTGACTTGTTTAACCTTTTGTTTCAATTTTAGGAATACTGGTCAGACTATAAGTAAGCTTACAATCTTCAGCGTCCACTGGAAATAATAAGAGTTAACTTGGAGAGGGTTACTGCAGACTCAAAAATCATATTAGGAACGCTGTCTTAAGAACTGGGCGAGAGctaatgtctgctgtgaagtCAGATATCCCTGTTTGAGTTGTGATCAAATCCTTAGAGCGTattaaaacacatgcacacaaaaattCATAGAGGTTAATAGACTTTATTAAATATTCTTGGCACATCATTTGAATAATTGTTAGTAAGTAGACTCctgaataaatgtgttaaaatagttttgtaaacagatagataaatacataaataaataaacaaatacgaAAACACTCAAAAGTGTAATGTTATTaagccaaataaataaacacacagcaaagagTGCCACCTTGTAGTCAAACCTGACTGTGTCAATACAAAACGACCTTCACTTATGGTACTTGGTACATACAGTAAATCGGCAATCTGCAGAACATGCAGACGTTTTTCCAGCAAACAAcaaaactgctttttaaaatcacttatTCCTTGATTATTGAATCAAAAAAGGTGAATTATAGAATCTGTTCAATACCCAAATCCTCTTCTAAAGAGGGACTTGAAGGACCACATACAGATCCATACTTCATTTAGGGTATATTTGGCAGATTTTAACCTTGACGTTGGATGTTGAAGGTGCGGTAGCGGTTGGCGGTCTGCAAGCACATTTCCAAGGGCTTGTTGTCTTGCCCAGCTGTGCTTATGTACCAGTTGGGGAAACTGGCAGACATGAGAGTGCTGACATTCACTCCAGTGTCCTGTTTGTAGAAGAGAAACCGCTCCATGTCGCTACCCGAGCTGATGCTCTTCAGGCTTTTTTTGTCCTCCACCGTCTGAGGTAAGAAAAGATAAATGTCAGAAAGTTTGAATATCATACTGGGTAAAAGTAGTGTCTCATACCAAATGTAAATGAATCTATAAATGTGTGCAATGCCCTTTTCTGATGAAGATTTACATGAGATTTAATAAGACTTTTACCTCCAGATGCAGGGTTGGCTGGTCACCAACTTTGTGACACGACAGGTAGAACTTTGTGTCCTTGATTCCCAGAGCCACAGGTCGGGCCTCAGCGCTCGGTGCAGGGTGCACGTAAGTTGACATGTTCAAGTGAACTGAGGATCAAACAGAGGATACAAGTTCAATTATAGCAGCAACAGATATTATCCAATCAGGAATGACTGTTATGGCTGTGATGAAGTTTCCTAAAGtctgcagacacattcattcatctgtGCAGGCTATGATTGAGATGTTATGTTTCATGGCGTTATAGCAATAGAAACATTGAAAGCTTCAGGTAAATAGATGAAGCTGACAGACATCTGTCATCCCCTTGTTCAAATGTCTACCATGAACCAGAAAATGAATTTATATACATCAGATCTAACTCTAAGATGCAATTACCTTTGCGGTTGTCACTGCCTCCTTGCAGCATCACAGCGTGGAGCTCCATGCTGTCCTGAACCAGTACCAAGCTCCTCTTCTGGCTGTCAGTCACACTGCACTCGTGTTCGCCCGTCCTGCTGAACTGACCTGGTGCAGCTGACTCACACTCGAACACAATTTGCTCTGAGGGGAAAAGAGGCACAGATGATGAGTTATGCTGCTGTTCGTTTACCAGCAAGCAACAAGAAGTAATTTAGTGTTCAGACAGTTCAGGTATGTTGTGTTAACCACCTAAACAGTTCAGTAAGTGATTTTCATGTAGTGTTGAGATAAGGTTGTCATCTGTGTGATTACCTTCTACAATGCTTTCAAACATGATGTCAAGCAGGTGTTCATCTCTGAACTCGGTGCTCAACACTGACTCTGACACGTTGTCCTTAAGTCTCTCCATGGCGATGATGAGGTTGGCCACACGTTTCATGGTCAGTGGATGATGGGAGATCTCCAAGTCCAGTCCCTTGGGCATCTTGGTGCTCCACATCTCGCTCACGTTGCATCTCATTGCGGATTCCATCTTTTTATGAATTTGGTAAGATCTGCAGGAAGACAAAGAGATTTCTGGTGATTCACAAAATACTTAGCAAGACACAGCAGAATTTTTAGTTTTATATtgtaatacttttaaaaatgcagcatGGTATAGAACAGTGCCTTTAAATCCTGGGGCAccactgccctgcatgttttagatgTTTCCCTTTGTAAAAACATGCAGGTCAGATGTGCCCCAGGACCTGTATTGAAAACACTGGTGTAGAATATCTGATACAGAATAGATTTTTATCTGACAGCAACAGTGTGAACTCTATCAGCTTATAATGCCACAACAGGCATCAGAGTGTGTTAAAGAAACTGTGATGAAGCTGCTCCAtattaaaactgtcaaatataaaaataactatGAAGAAAAAGTCAATTTACCTGTTAATGTCAGTGGTGAAGAAGTCCTGTTATCGTGCTCGGTTTAGATCCCAGTAGTTGTTCTGTCAGTGTTGCTCTGTGTCGCTCTTCATCTGTATCTTTATACTCAGTCGAGGGAATCTTCCCTCTCGGATAAAGGAAGTTGGTTTGTCCTCACTGCTGACATGCGAGATGATGAAATGCTGTACTTACACACTGTTGTCATAAAAAAGCTCAGATATAGTAATATGATATGAAATGCAGGGTTAGCAGGCACCTATGCTGTTTAATGGGCTGAATCTTTATGGCCAGGcctatttgttaacctctttcTTCACCCAGCTGCATCAGCATCTGTGGTGGgcagcttttttcttttatacagtctatggcatgGTCTGTAGCAGAGTAGAACCCAGATATAtataggacccaccggactctgacggtgacgtcacagaggcgactcgccgaaaacataacagagaaaatgacaacgaggTAAACCCATGGATAAACCTCGTTTCTGATTTGCATGATCGAGTTGTGTGTATGGCCGTGGACACTATGAACTTGTTAGCCATGATTAGCCACGATTAGCGACCCGCGAGTCTAGCGtatagttgttgttgttttacgtCGGCGCGCACTGGTAAACGTCCCATGCTGGATTCAGGTACGCTCGGAAATGCTtaagcctacagaacaaacatcggttataaaaaccCTATATCGATACTTCCCgatgttacatttttaactAAATATTGGCCGATAATATCGGAGGGCCGATAATATTGGACATCCCTAGTATTGAGCATTAAAAGTAAATCTGTTTGACTTGTTTCACCTTTTGATCCAATTTTAGGAATACTGGTCAGACTATAAGTAAGCTGCTATTTACAATCTTCAGCGTCCACTGGAAATAATAAGAGTTAACTTGGAGAAGATTACTGCAGACTCAAAAATCGTATTAGGAACGCTGTCTTAAGAACTGGGCGAGAGctaatgtctgctgtgaagtCAGATATCCCTGTTTGAGTTGTGATCAAATCCTTAGAGCGTattaaaacacatgcacacaaaaattCATAGAAGTTAATAGACTTTATTAAATATTCTTGGCACATCATTTGAATAATTGTTAGTAAGTAGACTCctgaataaatatgttaaatagttttgtaaacagatagataaataaataaataaataaatacgaAAACACTCAAAAGTGTAATGTCATtcaaccaaataaataaacacatacaaaacaaagaGTGCCACCTTGTAGTCAAACCTGACTGTGTCAATATAAAACGACCTTCACTTATGGTACTtggtacatacagtaaatagaCAATCTGCAGAACATGCAGAAGTTTTTCCAGCAAACAAcaaaactgctttttaaaatcacttatTCCTTGATTATTGAATCAAAAAAGGTGAATTATAGAATCTGTTCAAAACCTAAATCCTCTTCTAAAGAGGGACTTGAAGGACCACATACAGATCCATACTTCATTTAGGGTATATTTGGCAGATTTTAACTTTGACGTTGGATGTTGAAGGTGTGGTAACGGTTGGCGGTCTGCAAGCACATTTCCAAGGGCTTGTTGTCTTGCCCAGCTGTGCTGATGTACCAGTTGGGGAAACTGGCAGACATGAGAGTGCTGATATTGACCCCAGTGTCCTGTTTGTAGAAGAGAAACTGGGGTTGAGCAttgctcagcgggtagagcacctgccccatgtgcagaggctacagtcctcgctgccgGCGACCTCGGTTCTAATCCCACCCTGAGCGGTCTCATCCTGTATGTCTTTCcccctctccctgtttcctgtctatctctactaacctgtccattaaaggcaaaaaagcccagaAAAATAtacttgggggaaaaaaagtagaTAAACCGCTCCATGTCGCTCCCCGAGCTGATGCTCTTCAGGCTTTTTTTGTCCTCCACCGTCTGAGGTAAGAAAAGATAAATGTCAGAAAGTTTGAATATCATACTGGATAAAAGTAGTCTCTCATACCAAATGTAAATGAATCTATAAATGTGTGCAATGCCCTTTTCTGATGAAGATTCACATGAGATTTAATAAGACTTTTACCTCCAGATGCAGGGTTGTCTGGTCACCAACTTTGTGACACGACAGGTAGAGCTTTGTGTCCTTGATTCCCAGAGCCACAGGTCGGGCCTCAGCGCTCGGTGCAGGGTGCACGTAAGTTGACATGTTCAAGTGAACTGAGGATCAAACAGAGGATACAAGTTCAATAATAGCAGCAACAGATATTATCCAATCACGAATGACTGTTATGGCTGTGATGAAGTTTTCTAAAGTCAGCAgacacattcattcatctgtGCAGGTTATGATTGAGATGTTATGTTTCACGACGTTATAGCAATAGAAACACTGAAAGCTTCAGGTAAATAGATGAAGCTGACAGACATCTGTCATCCCCTTGTTCAAATGTCTACCATGAACCAGAAAATGAATTTATATCCATCAGATCTAACTCTAAGATGCAATTACCTTTGCAGTTGTTGTGATGATGGGAGATCTCCAAGTCCAGTCCTTTGGGCATCTTGGTGCTCCGCGTCTCGCTCACGTTGCATCTCATTGCGGATTCCATCTTTTTATGAATTTGGTAAGATCTGCAGGAAGACAAAGAGATTTCTGGTGATTCACAAAATACTTAGCAAGACACAGCAGAACTTTTAGTTTGATATtgtaatacttttaaaaatgcagcatGGTATAGAACAGTGCCTTTAAATCCTGGGGCACCACTGCCATGCATGTTTTAGATGTTTCCCTTTGTAAAAACATGCAGGTCAGATGTGCCCCAGGACCTGTATTGAAAACACTGGTGTAGAATATCTGATACAGAATAGATTTTTATCTGACAGCAACAGTGTGAACTCTATCAGCTTATAATGCCACAACAGGCATCAGAGTGTGTTAAAGAAACTGTGATGAAGCTGCTCCAcattaaaactgtcaaatacaaaaataactaTGAAGAAAAAGTAAATTTACCTGTTAATGTCAGTGGTGAAGAAGTCCTGTTATTGTGCTCGGTTTAGATCCCAGCAGTTGTTCTGTCAGTGTTGCTCTGTGTTGCTCTGTCTGCCTGCCCTGACCTGTAACGttgttatatacacacagtccAGGGAATTTTCCCTCTCGTCTGTGTGGGTTTGTACTACTATAATGCTGTACTTACACACTGCTGTCATAAAAAAGCTGAGATATAGTAATATGATATGAAATGCAGGTTAATATTAGTGCTGTATATACTGTTAAGGAATGAGAGATTAGATTTGATATCAACTGTATGCGGGTCAATGATGTGACgctactttttttgtttccatgtggtttagtcaaatttaaaggggttaaaatttaaaaaagaaatcacatgaATACCTTGCACACGTTCTTTACTTGTGGACCGAGTATAACATTTCTgcctttaatacattttgaaacaatatattagaggattatggcaaaaatgtcccaGTGGTGTAACCATCAAAACTTGAACCAAGAAATTACACTTGCTTAGAAAACACTTACATTCTCAATAAAATAGCAGATCAACTAGTTttgcatgatcttacattatcaCTCGTTCATATTTGATAAAGgttaatggaatacaattgttctaaatataattaaatataatttggggAATCATGTCACGTCATGTGAACCACATGAAGTGTAACCACTATTTAAGAGGCCATTTCGTCAAAATTGTGAGTAAGGCCATATAACAAGAAGTGGTTTTACAAAGAAGGTCCTCTGATGATCACAACTGCTGTCCGACAAGGTTAGAAGCTCTTAACAATTTCTCAAAAAAGTAACGTTTTTTGGACTGAGTCAGGTTTACTCAGTTTATATGTCCTATGGTGTAACCCTAGAAAACATTGATAATtcataaatattcattaaaatgaatatttaccTTAagaattatattttaaatagtgTGACCAAACAtatatcacatcacatcacatcacagcataccataccatatcatatcataccataccatatcacatcatatcatatatcatataatgCAGTCAAGTACAACACAACCAGCCACTATGACCTCAAGAATatacataaagtagaattattgcTTTTCTAACAATGTCGAGAAAATATGATCATTaataagcttcataaaagttTAATTTGTGGCAGAATTGTTGCAGGTGTATCTAATAAAGTGGCCGATG from Scomber japonicus isolate fScoJap1 chromosome 9, fScoJap1.pri, whole genome shotgun sequence includes the following:
- the LOC128364550 gene encoding interleukin-1 beta-like produces the protein MESAMRCNVSEMWSTKMPKGLDLEISHHPLTMKRVANLIIAMERLKDNVSESVLSTEFRDEHLLDIMFESIVEEQIVFECESAAPGQFSRTGEHECSVTDSQKRSLVLVQDSMELHAVMLQGGSDNRKVHLNMSTYVHPAPSAEARPVALGIKDTKFYLSCHKVGDQPTLHLETVEDKKSLKSISSGSDMERFLFYKQDTGVNVSTLMSASFPNWYISTAGQDNKPLEMCLQTANRYRTFNIQRQG